One region of Salvia miltiorrhiza cultivar Shanhuang (shh) chromosome 3, IMPLAD_Smil_shh, whole genome shotgun sequence genomic DNA includes:
- the LOC131016522 gene encoding wall-associated receptor kinase 2-like, with protein MSLTPLILFLLFLSPSTSSIISKPNCESKCGNITVPYPFGIGLNSGCSISSWFDVNCNSSFDPPKAFISGSNIEIVDMSNNELRVKNWVAAACFDRFGNKINPLQLVWINLGPSPFTFSDKNKFTVIGCHEMALITGSMGRNYTGGCISICSSSQDLIDGDCSGVGCCQTVIPKGLKNFNASLVPLSNHTAIWSFDPCAYAFLGDSSSYRFSISDLNDPAFRNRTIENVPVVLDWAVGEENCKGARDSTDFACLDNTDCIDSDDIAGYRCLCQKGYEGNPYLSPGCTDIDECGSNPCHEHGICKNLQGTFNCSCKKGYSGDGSKNGRGCIKKSVFPVAKFSLGISFGLLTLAIGMIVLIFGVKKRKLLKLREKFFVQNGGLLLTQQLSSNESSMKSTKIFTAEELEKATNNYAEDRILGKGGYGTVYKGILHDHQVVAVKKSKVMDQTQIEQFINEVIILTQINHRNVVKLLGCCLEAEVPLLVYEFVSNNTLFHHIHNSGGMPWFSWDSRLRIAAEAAGALSYLHSSAGMPIIHRDVKSPNILLDEYYTAKIADFGASRLVPINQTMVSTLVQGTLGYLDPEYFHTGQLTEKSDVYSFGVVLAELMTTRKPLSTTKNDQEKSLATFFVVAMKEDRLFQILDPRVLKEGSMKQIQDVAKLVKRCVKMNSENRPTMKEVAMELEGLRKLSKHPWTEQQLEEEGVPLISEQSDLYAVPMSSDFSTNEYSAHHSLDSRMILPINTPR; from the exons ATGTCTCTCACTCCTCTCATCCTCtttctcctctttctctctccatcCACAAGCAGCATCATCTCGAAGCCCAATTGCGAGAGCAAATGCGGCAACATAACAGTTCCATATCCCTTCGGCATCGGGCTGAACTCAGGCTGCTCAATAAGCTCCTGGTTTGATGTGAACTGCAATTCCTCCTTCGATCCTCCAAAAGCATTCATCTCCGGCAGCAACATAGAGATAGTCGACATGTCCAACAACGAGCTACGAGTCAAGAACTGGGTCGCTGCAGCTTGCTTCGACAGATTCGGCAACAAAATAAACCCCCTACAGCTGGTCTGGATCAATCTCGGGCCGTCTCCATTCACGTTCTCGGACAAGAACAAGTTCACCGTGATCGGCTGCCACGAGATGGCGCTGATCACGGGGTCGATGGGCCGCAATTACACCGGCGGATGCATCTCAATCTGCTCCAGCAGCCAGGATTTGATCGATGGAGATTGCTCTGGCGTTGGATGCTGCCAAACAGTCATTCCAAAGGGATTGAAGAATTTCAATGCGTCTCTTGTCCCACTTAGCAATCACACGGCGATTTGGTCGTTTGATCCTTGCGCCTACGCGTTTCTCGGGGATTCGAGCAGCTACAGATTCAGCATTTCTGACCTCAACGACCCGGCTTTCCGAAACAGGACTATAGAGAATGTGCCTGTGGTTCTTGATTGGGCTGTTGGTGAAGAGAATTGCAAAGGAGCTCGAGACTCGACTGATTTCGCTTGTCTTGATAATACAGACTGTATTGATTCTGATGACATTGCAGGATACCGATGTCTGTGTCAAAAAGGTTATGAGGGGAATCCATATCTTAGTCCAGGCTGCACAG ATATTGATGAATGTGGAAGTAATCCTTGCCATGAACATGGGATTTGCAAAAATTTGCAAGGCACTTTCAACTGTTCTTGCAAGAAGGGATACTCAGGCGATGGGTCGAAGAACGGGCGTGGTTGCATAAAGAAGTCTGTGTTTCCTGTTGCCAAGTTTTCTTTAG GTATTAGCTTTGGCTTGTTGACCTTGGCTATTGGTATGATTGTGTTAATCTTTGGTGTGAAGAAAAGGAAGCTTTTGAAACTAAGAGAGAAATTCTTTGTGCAAAATGGTGGTCTGCTTCTGACTCAACAGCTTTCCTCAAATGAGAGTAGTATGAAATCAACAAAGATCTTCACAGCTGAAGAACTAGAGAAGGCCACCAACAACTATGCAGAGGATCGCATACTAGGAAAGGGCGGTTATGGCACCGTCTACAAAGGGATCCTCCACGACCATCAAGTTGTTGCAGTTAAAAAGTCCAAGGTAATGGATCAAACTCAGATAGAGCAGTTCATCAATGAGGTGATCATCTTGACACAAATCAACCACCGCAATGTGGTCAAACTGTTGGGATGCTGTCTGGAAGCAGAAGTCCCTCTTCTGGTGTATGAATTTGTTTCAAACAATACACTCTTCCACCACATCCATAACAGTGGAGGAATGCCTTGGTTTTCATGGGACAGTCGTCTGAGAATCGCGGCTGAGGCTGCCGGTGCATTGTCCTATCTTCACTCTTCAGCAGGAATGCCTATTATCCACAGAGATGTCAAATCTCCCAACATATTGCTGGATGAATACTACACAGCTAAGATTGCTGATTTTGGAGCATCAAGATTGGTTCCCATTAATCAAACAATGGTTTCCACTCTAGTCCAAGGAACCTTAGGTTACTTGGACCCGGAGTACTTCCACACGGGCCAGTTAACAGAGAAGAGCGACGTCTACAGCTTTGGGGTTGTCCTGGCCGAGCTCATGACAACCCGGAAGCCCCTTTCCACCACGAAGAACGACCAAGAAAAGAGCCTCGCTACTTTCTTCGTCGTGGCAATGAAAGAAGATCGTCTGTTCCAAATACTGGATCCTCGAGTGCTCAAGGAAGGAAGTATGAAGCAAATACAGGATGTTGCTAAGCTGGTGAAGAGATGTGTGAAGATGAACAGTGAGAATAGGCCGACAATGAAGGAAGTAGCAATGGAACTCGAAGGTTTGAGGAAGCTCAGCAAACATCCTTGGACTGAACAACAGCTTGAAGAGGAAGGTGTCCCGTTGATAAGTGAGCAATCCGATCTGTATGCAGTGCCGATGAGTTCGGATTTTAGTACAAATGAGTACTCTGCACACCATAGTTTGGACAGCCGTATGATTCTTCCTATCAACACCCCACGTTGA
- the LOC131016523 gene encoding cleavage stimulating factor 64-like isoform X2 codes for MAANAQSQHRCVFVGNIPYDATEEQLIQICEEVGPVVSFRLVTDRETGKPKGYGFCEYKDEETALSARRNLQGYEINGRQLRVDFAENDKNADRNREQGRGGPGVVSNVDAPKQFGGQAVLGHPSLHQPVGDSVATAAASVMAGALGSVQTASIPNQIGLQNSSLLGTDPLTRHLAKMSRIQLTEVLSEFKALATQNKEQARKLLLAIPNLPKAIFQVEIMLGVVSPQMLQMPNIRQALSQPVQPLVQNSQTLSGLPPLPQNKMQMGSLPFPGRQPPRTEETPYTGKQATQIFILYRCNFPSTWILPCFSNC; via the exons ATGGCCGCTAATGCACAATCTCAGCATCGCTGTGTTTTTG TTGGGAACATACCGTATGATGCTACTGAAGAGCAACTCATTCAAATATGCGAGGAGGTTGGCCCGGTTGTTTCCTTCAG ATTAGTTACTGATAGAGAAACTGGAAAACCAAAGGGTTATGGGTTCTGTGAGTACAAGGATGAAGAGACAGCTCTGAGTGCTCGTCGTAATCTTCAGGGTTATGAGATAAACGGTCGTCAGCTAAGAGTTGACTTCGCTGAAAATGACAAGAATGCTGACAGGAACCGGGAACAG GGGCGTGGTGGTCCTGGTGTTGTCTCGAATGTTG ATGCTCCAAAACAATTTGGGGGTCAAGCAGTCCTTGGGCATCCCAGTCTTCATCAGCCGGTTGGTGATTCAGTTGCTACAGCTGCTGCAAGTGTCATGGCAGGAGCTCTTGGATCGGTGCAGACTGCTAGCATACCAAATCAGATCGGATTACAGAACTCGTCCTTGTTAGGCACTGATCCTTTGACTCGCCACTTGGCCAAAATGTCAAGGATTCAGCTGACTGAGGTTTTGTCTGAATTTAAG GCACTGGCTACGCAAAATAAGGAACAAGCCCGGAAACTATTGCTCGCCATCCCCAACTTGCCAAAAGCTATTTTCCAG GTTGAGATTATGCTTGGGGTAGTGTCACCTCAAATG TTGCAGATGCCCAATATTCGGCAAGCTTTGAGCCAACCAGTACAGCCTTTGGTGCaaaattctcaaactctttctGGGCTACCCCCACTTCCACAAAACAAAATGCAAATGGGTTCGCTGCCTTTTCCAGGAAGACAACCTCCGAGAACAGAAGAAACTCCATACACTGGGAAGCAAGCTACTCAG ATTTTCATTCTTTACAGATGCAACTTCCCCTCGACTTGGATCCTTCCGTGCTTCAGCAACTGCTAA
- the LOC131016523 gene encoding cleavage stimulating factor 64-like isoform X1 translates to MAANAQSQHRCVFVGNIPYDATEEQLIQICEEVGPVVSFRLVTDRETGKPKGYGFCEYKDEETALSARRNLQGYEINGRQLRVDFAENDKNADRNREQGRGGPGVVSNVDAPKQFGGQAVLGHPSLHQPVGDSVATAAASVMAGALGSVQTASIPNQIGLQNSSLLGTDPLTRHLAKMSRIQLTEVLSEFKALATQNKEQARKLLLAIPNLPKAIFQVEIMLGVVSPQMLQMPNIRQALSQPVQPLVQNSQTLSGLPPLPQNKMQMGSLPFPGRQPPRTEETPYTGKQATQMQLPLDLDPSVLQQLLNLTPEQLSMLPPDQQQQVMQLQQMLRQVT, encoded by the exons ATGGCCGCTAATGCACAATCTCAGCATCGCTGTGTTTTTG TTGGGAACATACCGTATGATGCTACTGAAGAGCAACTCATTCAAATATGCGAGGAGGTTGGCCCGGTTGTTTCCTTCAG ATTAGTTACTGATAGAGAAACTGGAAAACCAAAGGGTTATGGGTTCTGTGAGTACAAGGATGAAGAGACAGCTCTGAGTGCTCGTCGTAATCTTCAGGGTTATGAGATAAACGGTCGTCAGCTAAGAGTTGACTTCGCTGAAAATGACAAGAATGCTGACAGGAACCGGGAACAG GGGCGTGGTGGTCCTGGTGTTGTCTCGAATGTTG ATGCTCCAAAACAATTTGGGGGTCAAGCAGTCCTTGGGCATCCCAGTCTTCATCAGCCGGTTGGTGATTCAGTTGCTACAGCTGCTGCAAGTGTCATGGCAGGAGCTCTTGGATCGGTGCAGACTGCTAGCATACCAAATCAGATCGGATTACAGAACTCGTCCTTGTTAGGCACTGATCCTTTGACTCGCCACTTGGCCAAAATGTCAAGGATTCAGCTGACTGAGGTTTTGTCTGAATTTAAG GCACTGGCTACGCAAAATAAGGAACAAGCCCGGAAACTATTGCTCGCCATCCCCAACTTGCCAAAAGCTATTTTCCAG GTTGAGATTATGCTTGGGGTAGTGTCACCTCAAATG TTGCAGATGCCCAATATTCGGCAAGCTTTGAGCCAACCAGTACAGCCTTTGGTGCaaaattctcaaactctttctGGGCTACCCCCACTTCCACAAAACAAAATGCAAATGGGTTCGCTGCCTTTTCCAGGAAGACAACCTCCGAGAACAGAAGAAACTCCATACACTGGGAAGCAAGCTACTCAG ATGCAACTTCCCCTCGACTTGGATCCTTCCGTGCTTCAGCAACTGCTAAATCTGACGCCAGAGCAGCTAAGTATGCTGCCACCAGATCAGCAACAACAAGTAATGCAACTTCAACAGATGCTCCGGCAGGTTACATAG
- the LOC131016520 gene encoding chaperone protein dnaJ GFA2, mitochondrial-like — MGGEDVKVAVELSFMEAVQGCTKTLSIMTDLTCETCGGAGVLPGTRPETCKRCRGSGMIISQNGPFTLQSTCPSCGGAGKIVSV; from the exons ATGGGTGGCGAAGATGTTAAG GTTGCTGTTGAACTATCCTTTATGGAAGCTGTCCAAGGATGCACCAAAACACTGTCAATTATGACTGATTTAACTTGCGAAACTTGTG GTGGAGCTGGGGTTCTTCCTGGAACAAGGCCTGAGACTTGTAAACGCTGTAGAGGTTCTGGCATG ATTATCTCGCAAAATGGTCCTTTCACTCTTCAATCTACTTGTCCAAGTTGTGGGGGAGCTGGAAAAATTGTTTCGGTATGA